One part of the Leclercia sp. LSNIH1 genome encodes these proteins:
- a CDS encoding ABC transporter substrate-binding protein, with amino-acid sequence MFNQNRALAFVLTLFVQPVVAATVYPLTVENCGIKETFTQAPQRVVTVGQHETELLLALGLEKKIGATSVWFGPLPDALAKQGNGLKKLADNAPSFEAVTAERPDLVLAQYHWHIGPQGETGTREQFATLGIPTWISPADCIGKSVTDSSNGDGARSTPFSITEIEREIDELATIFDVQPQGNALNEALKQRIQQAQARAAAKQTRPLKVVFWFSSSRLKGDPWVAGDYGAPGWISHTLGLKNIIDSHDEWPAVTWEHIAQAQPDVIVIAEMSRRLYPADDVAVKKAFLNDDPVTRNIPAVKKGQIVVVPAMSLNPSLRNVDAVEAIGEKLATFQAEQ; translated from the coding sequence GTGTTTAATCAAAACAGGGCGCTGGCTTTTGTCCTAACTTTATTCGTGCAGCCGGTAGTCGCCGCCACGGTTTATCCGCTGACGGTAGAGAACTGCGGCATTAAGGAGACCTTTACTCAGGCCCCGCAGCGGGTAGTGACGGTGGGGCAACACGAGACGGAATTGCTCCTGGCGCTGGGGCTCGAAAAGAAGATCGGCGCGACCTCGGTCTGGTTTGGCCCTCTGCCAGATGCGCTGGCAAAACAGGGTAACGGGCTGAAAAAGCTGGCGGATAACGCCCCCTCCTTTGAAGCGGTCACCGCGGAGCGTCCTGATCTGGTGCTGGCCCAGTATCACTGGCATATCGGGCCGCAGGGGGAAACGGGCACCCGGGAACAGTTCGCCACACTGGGGATCCCGACCTGGATCTCCCCTGCCGACTGCATCGGCAAAAGCGTCACCGACAGCTCGAACGGTGACGGGGCGCGGAGCACACCGTTTTCCATCACCGAAATCGAACGCGAAATCGATGAACTGGCGACCATTTTCGACGTCCAGCCGCAGGGTAATGCGCTTAACGAGGCGCTGAAACAGCGTATTCAGCAGGCGCAGGCCCGTGCTGCCGCGAAACAGACTCGTCCCCTGAAAGTGGTGTTCTGGTTCTCCAGCAGCCGTCTGAAAGGCGATCCCTGGGTGGCTGGCGATTACGGCGCGCCGGGGTGGATAAGCCACACGCTTGGGCTGAAAAACATCATTGATTCCCATGACGAATGGCCTGCCGTGACCTGGGAGCATATCGCCCAGGCGCAGCCTGACGTGATCGTCATCGCTGAGATGTCCCGCCGTCTCTACCCTGCGGATGATGTGGCGGTTAAAAAGGCCTTTTTAAACGACGATCCGGTGACCCGAAACATCCCCGCCGTGAAAAAGGGGCAGATCGTGGTGGTGCCCGCAATGTCACTTAACCCCTCCCTGCGTAATGTCGATGCCGTTGAGGCGATCGGCGAGAAACTGGCAACGTTCCAGGCTGAACAATGA
- the rstB gene encoding two-component system sensor histidine kinase RstB: MKKLFVQFYLLLFVCFLVMTMLVGLVYKFTAERAGRQSLDDLMKSSLYLMRSELREIPPHDWARTIKELDLNLSFKLRIEPLKKYTLDAPTMQRLREGDIVALDDQYTFIQRIPRSHYVLAVGPVPYLYFLHQMRLLDIALLAFIAISLAFPVFIWMRPHWQDMLRLEAAAQRFGDGHLTERIHFDSGSSFERLGVAFNQMADNINALIASKKQLIDGIAHELRTPLVRLRYRLEMSENLTETESQALNRDISQLEALIEELLTYARLDRPQNELKLTTPDLPAWLRSYVEDVQSVNPQRTLLISSVDGDYGALDMRLMERVLDNLVNNALRYSDNQLRIALTLNGSRASLSVEDDGPGIAPEARQRVFEPFVRLDPSRDRATGGCGLGLAIVHSIAQALGGDVSCEASDLGGARFCFNWPVWHHIALPIPD; this comes from the coding sequence ATGAAAAAACTGTTTGTGCAGTTTTACCTTCTGCTGTTTGTCTGCTTCCTGGTGATGACCATGCTGGTTGGGCTGGTCTATAAGTTCACCGCCGAGCGGGCAGGCAGACAGTCGCTGGATGATTTGATGAAAAGCTCGCTCTATCTGATGCGCAGTGAACTGCGTGAGATCCCCCCTCACGACTGGGCGCGCACCATCAAAGAGCTGGATCTGAACCTGTCATTCAAACTGCGCATCGAGCCACTGAAGAAATACACCCTGGATGCCCCGACCATGCAGCGGCTGCGCGAAGGCGATATCGTGGCGCTGGACGATCAGTACACCTTTATTCAGCGTATTCCGCGCAGCCATTACGTCCTGGCGGTCGGCCCGGTGCCGTATCTCTACTTCCTGCATCAGATGCGCCTGCTGGATATCGCCCTGCTGGCTTTTATCGCCATTTCGCTCGCCTTCCCGGTGTTTATCTGGATGCGCCCCCACTGGCAGGACATGCTGCGCCTCGAGGCCGCCGCCCAGCGTTTCGGCGACGGGCATCTGACCGAGCGGATCCACTTCGACAGCGGCTCCAGCTTTGAGCGGCTGGGGGTGGCCTTTAACCAGATGGCTGACAATATCAACGCCCTCATCGCCAGCAAAAAACAGCTGATCGACGGTATCGCCCACGAGCTGCGCACCCCCCTGGTACGGTTGCGCTACCGGCTGGAGATGAGCGAAAACCTGACCGAAACAGAGTCGCAGGCGCTGAATCGCGATATCAGCCAGCTCGAGGCGCTGATTGAGGAGCTGCTGACCTATGCCCGCCTCGACCGACCGCAGAACGAACTTAAGCTCACCACCCCGGATCTGCCTGCATGGCTGCGCAGCTACGTGGAGGATGTGCAGAGCGTCAACCCGCAGCGCACGTTGCTGATCAGCAGCGTGGACGGCGATTACGGCGCGCTGGATATGCGTTTGATGGAGCGGGTGCTGGATAACCTGGTCAACAACGCCCTGCGCTACAGCGATAACCAGCTGCGGATCGCATTGACCCTAAACGGCAGCCGCGCCAGTTTGTCGGTGGAAGATGATGGCCCGGGCATTGCGCCAGAGGCCCGCCAGCGAGTGTTTGAGCCTTTTGTCCGACTCGACCCGAGCCGGGACCGCGCCACCGGCGGCTGCGGCCTGGGGCTGGCGATCGTCCACTCTATCGCCCAGGCGCTGGGGGGGGACGTCAGCTGCGAAGCCAGCGACCTCGGCGGCGCCCGTTTCTGCTTCAACTGGCCCGTCTGGCATCATATCGCCCTGCCCATCCCTGACTGA
- the pntA gene encoding Re/Si-specific NAD(P)(+) transhydrogenase subunit alpha gives MRIGVPRERFANETRVAATPKTVEQLLKLGFTVAVESGAGKLASFDDEAFVQAGAEIVDGANVWHSDVILKVNAPEEDEIALLNPGTTLVSFVWPAQNPELMEKLAARGVTVMAMDSVPRISRAQSLDALSSMANIAGYRAIVEAAHEFGRFFTGQITAAGKVPPAKVMVIGAGVAGLAAIGAANSLGAIVRAFDTRPEVKEQVQSMGAEFLELDFKEEAGSGDGYAKVMSEAFIKAEMALFAAQAKEVDIIVTTALIPGKPAPKLITREMVDSMKAGSVIVDLAAQNGGNCEYTVPGVVTTTANGVKVIGYTDLPGRLPTQSSQLYGTNLVNLLKLLCKEKDGTITVDFEDVVVRGVTVVREGEITWPAPPIQVSAQPQAAAKAAPAPKEPEKPASPWRKYALMALAIILFGWLADVAPKEFLGHFTVFALSCVVGYYVVWNVSHALHTPLMSVTNAISGIIVVGALLQIGHGGWVSFLSFIAVLIASINIFGGFTVTQRMLKMFRKG, from the coding sequence ATGCGTATTGGGGTACCAAGAGAACGGTTTGCCAATGAAACCCGTGTAGCAGCGACACCAAAAACGGTGGAACAGCTGCTGAAACTGGGTTTTACCGTCGCGGTTGAAAGCGGCGCAGGCAAGCTGGCAAGTTTCGATGACGAGGCGTTTGTTCAGGCGGGCGCAGAGATTGTAGACGGCGCAAACGTCTGGCATTCGGACGTCATTCTGAAGGTCAATGCACCAGAAGAGGATGAAATTGCGCTGCTCAATCCGGGCACCACGCTGGTGAGCTTCGTCTGGCCAGCCCAGAATCCGGAGCTAATGGAGAAGCTGGCGGCGCGCGGCGTCACCGTCATGGCGATGGACTCTGTGCCGCGTATCTCGCGTGCGCAGTCGCTGGATGCCCTGAGCTCAATGGCGAACATCGCCGGCTACCGCGCCATCGTCGAGGCGGCGCATGAGTTTGGTCGCTTCTTTACCGGCCAGATCACCGCTGCGGGTAAAGTCCCACCCGCGAAAGTCATGGTGATTGGCGCAGGCGTTGCCGGTCTGGCCGCCATTGGTGCGGCGAACAGCCTCGGCGCAATCGTTCGTGCTTTTGATACCCGTCCGGAAGTAAAAGAACAGGTGCAGAGTATGGGCGCCGAGTTCCTGGAACTGGACTTCAAAGAAGAGGCGGGCAGCGGCGACGGCTACGCCAAAGTGATGTCCGAAGCCTTTATTAAAGCCGAGATGGCGCTGTTCGCTGCCCAGGCGAAAGAGGTGGACATCATTGTCACCACTGCGCTCATTCCGGGCAAACCGGCACCGAAACTGATCACCCGCGAAATGGTCGACTCCATGAAGGCCGGTAGCGTGATCGTCGATCTGGCCGCGCAAAACGGCGGCAACTGCGAATACACCGTTCCGGGTGTGGTCACCACCACCGCTAACGGCGTGAAGGTGATCGGCTATACCGATCTGCCGGGCCGTCTGCCAACCCAGTCCTCCCAGCTCTACGGCACCAACCTGGTGAACCTGCTGAAGCTGCTCTGCAAAGAGAAAGACGGCACGATCACCGTTGATTTCGAGGACGTCGTCGTGCGTGGCGTCACCGTGGTCCGCGAGGGTGAGATCACCTGGCCGGCACCGCCGATTCAGGTTTCCGCGCAGCCGCAGGCCGCCGCCAAGGCTGCTCCAGCCCCGAAAGAGCCTGAAAAACCTGCTTCGCCGTGGCGTAAGTACGCCTTGATGGCGCTGGCCATTATCCTCTTTGGCTGGCTGGCAGACGTTGCGCCGAAAGAGTTCCTCGGCCACTTCACCGTCTTTGCGCTCTCCTGCGTGGTAGGTTACTACGTGGTGTGGAACGTTTCCCATGCGCTGCATACGCCGCTGATGTCGGTTACCAACGCCATCTCCGGGATCATCGTGGTCGGAGCATTATTGCAGATTGGTCACGGCGGCTGGGTCAGTTTCCTGAGCTTTATCGCGGTACTGATCGCCAGTATCAATATTTTCGGTGGTTTCACCGTGACTCAGCGCATGCTGAAAATGTTTCGCAAGGGATAA
- a CDS encoding FecCD family ABC transporter permease, which yields MILRAPFTLPRWRQHSLMAVGIVTLPLMLVFAATVGDMPVSYANAGKAILNGLGLGSYLLPQVEEGIVWQYRMSRALMAACSGGGLALCGLVMQAILRNPLAEPYLLGISSGASLGAVCVMLLGIGGSSLGISGGAFIGACCAFGLIMLITHGMTDSPPRILLAGIAGTQLFNALTAYIVSTSANAEQSRSVMFWLLGSLSGVRWPDAILALVVVLAGSMVIFAFSRALDTFTFGDEVSTTLGVPVTLVRIILLLTCALVTAVMVSIIGAVGFVGLVIPHVTRMLCGPGHRRSIPLTFLIGSHFMILADVVSRTLITHQVLPIGVVTALVGAPAFVVLLYRSREKNV from the coding sequence ATGATTCTCCGCGCTCCCTTTACCCTGCCGCGCTGGCGGCAGCATAGCCTGATGGCCGTCGGGATAGTGACGCTGCCGTTGATGCTGGTTTTCGCTGCCACCGTCGGGGATATGCCTGTGTCGTATGCGAACGCAGGTAAAGCCATTCTCAACGGTCTGGGGCTTGGTAGCTATCTGCTGCCCCAGGTTGAGGAGGGCATTGTCTGGCAGTACCGCATGAGCCGGGCCCTGATGGCCGCCTGCAGCGGAGGGGGTCTGGCGCTTTGCGGCCTGGTAATGCAGGCCATCCTGCGAAACCCACTGGCGGAGCCCTATCTGCTGGGGATCTCCTCCGGTGCGTCGCTGGGGGCCGTCTGTGTGATGTTGCTGGGTATTGGCGGCAGCTCGCTGGGCATCAGCGGCGGCGCCTTTATCGGCGCCTGCTGCGCGTTCGGGCTTATCATGCTCATCACCCACGGCATGACCGACAGCCCGCCACGGATATTGCTGGCGGGCATCGCCGGGACGCAGCTCTTTAACGCCCTGACCGCCTACATTGTCAGCACCTCCGCCAATGCCGAGCAGTCGCGCAGCGTGATGTTCTGGCTGCTGGGCAGCCTGAGCGGGGTTCGCTGGCCGGATGCTATCCTGGCTCTGGTGGTCGTGCTGGCCGGATCTATGGTGATCTTCGCCTTTTCACGAGCGCTGGATACCTTCACCTTTGGCGATGAAGTCTCCACTACCCTCGGCGTGCCGGTCACCCTGGTGCGCATTATCCTGCTGCTCACCTGCGCGCTGGTGACGGCGGTAATGGTCAGTATCATTGGCGCGGTGGGGTTTGTCGGGCTGGTGATCCCGCACGTTACCCGGATGCTGTGCGGCCCCGGGCATCGCCGCTCAATTCCCCTGACCTTCCTGATCGGGAGTCATTTCATGATCCTCGCCGATGTGGTTTCCCGCACGCTTATCACCCATCAGGTCCTGCCCATTGGCGTGGTCACCGCGTTAGTCGGCGCGCCTGCCTTTGTGGTTCTGCTCTATCGCAGCCGGGAGAAAAACGTATGA
- the rstA gene encoding two-component system response regulator RstA: MNKIVYVEDEPEVGQLIAAYLGKHDIEVIVEPRGDRAEEVVAREKPDLVLLDIMLPGKDGMTLCRDLRARWNGPIVLLTSLDSDMNHILSLEMGANDYILKTTPPAVLLARVRLHLRQHVAASSDTPAPQLTPHKALRFGTLSIDPVNRQVLLSGEQVALSTADFDLLWELATHAGQIMDRDALLKNLRGVSYDGLDRSVDVAISRLRKKLLDNATEPFRIKTVRNKGYLFAPHAWDV, translated from the coding sequence ATGAATAAGATCGTATACGTTGAGGATGAACCCGAAGTCGGTCAGTTGATCGCCGCTTATCTGGGTAAACATGATATTGAGGTCATCGTCGAACCACGCGGCGACCGCGCAGAAGAGGTGGTGGCGCGGGAAAAACCCGATCTGGTGCTGCTGGATATTATGCTACCGGGTAAAGATGGCATGACCCTGTGCCGGGATCTGCGCGCCCGCTGGAACGGGCCGATTGTGCTGCTTACTTCCCTCGACAGCGACATGAACCACATATTGTCCCTGGAGATGGGGGCAAACGACTACATCCTCAAAACCACCCCTCCGGCTGTACTCCTGGCACGCGTGCGCCTGCATCTGCGCCAGCACGTTGCTGCATCCAGCGACACCCCGGCCCCGCAGCTCACCCCGCACAAGGCGCTGCGTTTTGGCACACTCTCCATCGATCCGGTCAATCGCCAGGTGCTGCTTTCCGGCGAGCAGGTGGCGCTGTCGACGGCCGATTTCGACCTGCTGTGGGAGCTGGCAACCCATGCCGGGCAGATTATGGATCGGGACGCGCTGCTGAAAAACCTGCGCGGCGTCAGCTACGATGGCCTGGACCGCAGCGTGGACGTGGCCATCTCCCGCCTGCGCAAGAAGCTGCTGGATAACGCTACCGAACCGTTCCGCATTAAAACCGTGCGTAACAAAGGCTACCTTTTCGCGCCCCATGCCTGGGACGTATAA
- a CDS encoding ABC transporter ATP-binding protein: MTLSLSGLQVTFQSRQVLNNINLHLEAGEIVGLLGPNGSGKSTLLRCLAGLLPRHAHHIQLNGTPLNKISVRDRAKQLAFVPQHAGVDGDLCVEQIVRLGRTPHRRGLFGWSEKDDQAAEHAIRLMKLAGLRHRLWRQLSGGERQRCQIARALAQQPRLLILDEPTNHLDIEYQLELMTLITQLPITVVVALHDLNLAANYCHRLVLLKSGSVIASGPPDAVLTPELIERAWHVQADVMKQGKTFNIRYAMRQPIA; encoded by the coding sequence ATGACCCTTTCATTAAGCGGATTGCAGGTCACCTTCCAGTCCCGCCAGGTGCTGAACAACATCAATCTGCACCTGGAGGCGGGTGAAATTGTCGGTCTGTTAGGCCCGAACGGCTCGGGAAAATCGACGCTGCTGCGCTGTCTGGCCGGGTTACTCCCCCGTCATGCGCACCATATTCAGTTGAACGGCACCCCGCTCAATAAAATCTCCGTGAGAGATCGGGCCAAACAGCTGGCCTTTGTTCCCCAGCATGCCGGAGTGGATGGCGATCTCTGCGTGGAGCAGATTGTCCGGCTGGGGCGCACGCCGCACCGCAGGGGGCTTTTTGGCTGGAGTGAAAAGGACGACCAGGCGGCTGAGCACGCTATCCGCCTGATGAAACTTGCCGGGCTGCGTCACCGGCTGTGGCGGCAGCTTTCCGGCGGAGAGAGACAGCGCTGCCAGATCGCCCGCGCCCTGGCCCAGCAGCCACGGCTGCTGATCCTCGATGAGCCGACCAACCATCTGGATATTGAGTATCAGCTGGAGCTGATGACGCTGATTACGCAGCTGCCTATTACGGTGGTGGTGGCCCTGCACGATTTGAATCTCGCCGCCAACTACTGCCACCGGCTGGTACTGCTGAAATCCGGCAGCGTGATAGCCAGCGGCCCGCCTGATGCGGTGCTGACCCCGGAACTGATCGAGCGTGCCTGGCATGTGCAAGCGGACGTCATGAAACAAGGCAAAACCTTCAACATTCGCTATGCCATGCGGCAGCCCATTGCGTAA
- the ydgH gene encoding DUF1471 family protein YdgH, whose amino-acid sequence MKLKNTLLASALLAATALSANAATELTPEQAAATKPYDHVTIVGRFNAIGDAVNAASKRADKEGAAAFYVVDNSEYGSSGNQRVTVALYKADAPKAEEVKNRVINGVMELPKDQAVLLEPYDTVTIQGFYRSQPEVNDAITKAAKAKGADAYYIVRQIDANQGGNQRITAYIYKKDAKKRVLQSPDAIPADSDAGRAAIAKGGEEAKKVEIPGVATSAAPGASVAGVGRFFETQTTKGGRYSVTLNDGTKIEELNNATAAQMIPFDSIKFTGNYGNMTEISYQVAKRAAKKGAKYYHITRQWQERGNNMTISADLYK is encoded by the coding sequence ATGAAGCTTAAGAACACTCTCCTGGCGTCCGCACTCCTTGCTGCGACCGCTCTGTCTGCCAATGCCGCGACAGAGTTAACGCCGGAGCAAGCGGCTGCAACGAAACCTTACGATCACGTTACGATCGTAGGTCGTTTTAACGCAATTGGCGATGCAGTTAATGCCGCCTCCAAACGTGCCGATAAAGAGGGCGCCGCCGCATTCTACGTCGTGGATAACTCCGAATACGGCAGCAGCGGCAACCAGCGCGTCACCGTTGCGCTCTATAAAGCCGATGCCCCGAAAGCGGAAGAGGTGAAAAACCGTGTCATTAACGGTGTGATGGAACTGCCTAAAGATCAGGCCGTTCTGCTTGAGCCGTATGATACCGTCACCATTCAGGGCTTCTACCGCAGCCAGCCGGAAGTGAACGACGCCATCACCAAAGCCGCTAAAGCGAAAGGGGCTGACGCCTACTACATCGTTCGCCAGATCGATGCTAACCAGGGCGGTAACCAGCGCATCACTGCTTACATCTATAAAAAAGACGCGAAAAAACGTGTCCTGCAGAGTCCGGATGCTATCCCGGCTGACTCTGATGCCGGTCGCGCAGCCATTGCCAAAGGCGGCGAAGAAGCGAAGAAAGTTGAAATCCCGGGCGTGGCAACCAGCGCTGCACCAGGCGCCAGCGTTGCTGGTGTGGGTCGTTTCTTTGAAACCCAAACCACCAAAGGCGGTCGTTACAGCGTTACTCTCAACGACGGCACCAAAATTGAAGAGCTGAACAACGCCACTGCCGCGCAGATGATTCCGTTCGACAGCATCAAATTCACCGGTAACTACGGCAACATGACCGAAATTTCTTACCAGGTGGCGAAGCGTGCGGCGAAGAAAGGGGCCAAGTATTACCACATCACCCGCCAGTGGCAGGAGCGCGGTAATAACATGACCATCAGCGCTGACCTGTACAAATAA
- a CDS encoding amino acid permease, with protein MEKKLGLSALTALVLSSMLGAGVFSLPQNMAAVASPSALLIGWGITGIGILLLAFAMLLLTRIRPDLDGGIFTYAREGFGELVGFCSAWGYWLCAVIANVSYLVIVFSALSFFTDSPELRLFGDGNTWQSIVGSSVLLWIVHFLVLRGVQTAASINLVATLAKLVPLGLFIVLAFIAFRLDLFSMDFSGVALGVPVWEQVKNTMLITLWVFIGVEGAVVVSARARNKHDVGRATLLAVLAALGVYLLVTLLSLGVVARPELAEMRNPSMAGLMVKMMGSWGEVVIAAGLIVSVCGAYLSWTIMAAEVPFLAATHKAFPRLFAQQNKNNAPSASLWLTNISVQICLVLIWLTGSDYNTLLTIASEMILVPYFLVGAYLLKIATRPMHTVVGMGACIYGLWLLYASGPMHLLLSVVLYAPGLLVFIYARRTHQLQHALKRREIVLIGLLLVAALPATWMLMG; from the coding sequence ATGGAAAAGAAACTTGGCCTGAGCGCTTTGACTGCGCTTGTTTTAAGCTCCATGCTCGGTGCGGGTGTATTCAGTCTGCCGCAGAATATGGCGGCCGTCGCCAGCCCGTCTGCGCTGCTTATCGGCTGGGGGATCACCGGCATCGGGATCCTGCTGCTGGCCTTCGCCATGCTGCTGCTGACGCGCATTCGTCCCGACCTCGACGGCGGTATTTTTACCTACGCCCGTGAAGGCTTTGGTGAGCTGGTGGGTTTCTGTTCCGCCTGGGGCTACTGGCTGTGCGCGGTGATCGCTAACGTCTCTTATCTGGTGATCGTCTTCTCTGCGCTGAGTTTCTTTACCGACTCCCCTGAACTTCGGCTCTTTGGCGATGGCAATACCTGGCAGTCCATTGTCGGCTCCTCGGTGCTGCTGTGGATCGTGCATTTCCTGGTACTGCGCGGCGTCCAGACCGCGGCCAGCATCAACCTGGTCGCAACGCTTGCGAAGCTGGTGCCGCTGGGGCTCTTTATCGTGCTGGCGTTTATTGCGTTTCGTCTCGATCTCTTCAGCATGGACTTTTCCGGCGTGGCGCTGGGTGTCCCGGTCTGGGAGCAGGTGAAAAACACCATGCTGATCACCCTGTGGGTCTTTATCGGGGTGGAAGGCGCGGTGGTTGTCTCGGCCAGGGCGCGCAATAAGCACGATGTTGGCCGCGCCACGCTGCTGGCCGTACTGGCCGCATTAGGGGTCTATCTGCTGGTCACCCTGCTCTCGCTGGGCGTGGTGGCGCGTCCGGAGCTGGCGGAGATGCGTAACCCCTCGATGGCGGGCCTGATGGTGAAAATGATGGGTTCCTGGGGCGAGGTAGTGATTGCCGCCGGTCTGATCGTCTCTGTATGCGGCGCCTATCTGAGCTGGACCATTATGGCGGCAGAAGTGCCGTTCCTGGCCGCAACCCATAAAGCCTTCCCGCGTCTGTTTGCGCAGCAGAACAAAAACAATGCGCCGTCCGCGTCGCTATGGTTGACCAACATCAGCGTGCAGATCTGTCTGGTGCTGATCTGGCTCACAGGTTCAGACTATAACACGTTGTTAACCATCGCCTCCGAGATGATTCTGGTACCCTATTTCCTGGTGGGCGCATATTTGTTAAAAATAGCTACCCGACCGATGCATACCGTCGTGGGGATGGGCGCCTGTATTTACGGCTTATGGCTGCTGTATGCCTCCGGACCGATGCATCTGCTGCTCTCCGTCGTGCTCTATGCGCCGGGACTGCTGGTGTTTATTTATGCCCGTCGCACGCACCAGCTCCAGCACGCGCTGAAGCGCCGTGAAATCGTGCTGATTGGCTTATTACTGGTTGCCGCATTACCGGCAACGTGGATGTTGATGGGATAA
- a CDS encoding GlpM family protein → MGLVIKAALGALVVLLIGVLAKSKNYYIAGLIPLFPTFALIAHYIVASERGIEALRATIVFGMWSIIPYFLYLLSLWYFTGMMRLPLALGGAVLCWSLSAWVLIFCWSRFH, encoded by the coding sequence ATGGGGCTGGTAATAAAAGCGGCGTTGGGTGCGCTGGTGGTGTTACTGATTGGGGTACTGGCGAAAAGCAAAAATTATTACATTGCCGGGTTGATTCCGCTGTTTCCCACCTTTGCCCTCATTGCCCACTATATCGTCGCCTCGGAGCGCGGGATCGAGGCGCTGCGGGCGACCATCGTGTTTGGCATGTGGTCGATTATTCCCTATTTTCTCTATCTGCTTTCGCTCTGGTACTTCACCGGCATGATGCGTTTGCCCCTGGCGCTGGGCGGGGCGGTACTCTGCTGGAGCCTCAGCGCCTGGGTGTTAATTTTCTGCTGGAGCCGCTTTCACTAA
- the folM gene encoding dihydromonapterin reductase, with protein sequence MGQAKPLPILITGGGRRIGLALAHHFLNLHQPVIVSYRTKYPAIETLCEAGATCIQADFSSDEGILAFADQVKAETTGLRAIIHNASAWMAESPEHSLSDTLSCMLQIHVHAPYLLNHALQGLLRGHGHAASDIIHFTDYVVERGSDKHIAYAASKAALDNMTRSFARKLAPEVKVNAIAPSLIMFNEHDDADYRQKALNKSLMKIAPGEKEVIDLIDYILTSCYVTGRSFGVDGGRPLR encoded by the coding sequence ATGGGACAGGCAAAACCGCTCCCGATCCTGATTACTGGCGGAGGTCGTCGTATCGGCCTCGCGCTTGCCCACCATTTCTTGAATCTTCACCAGCCTGTCATTGTCAGCTATCGCACAAAATACCCGGCGATCGAGACCCTGTGCGAGGCGGGTGCAACCTGTATTCAGGCGGATTTTTCCTCTGACGAGGGCATTCTGGCCTTTGCCGACCAGGTAAAAGCGGAAACCACCGGGTTACGCGCCATTATTCATAATGCCAGCGCATGGATGGCGGAATCCCCGGAACACTCGCTAAGCGACACGCTCTCCTGCATGTTGCAGATCCACGTCCATGCCCCTTACCTGCTCAACCACGCTCTACAAGGGCTGTTGCGCGGCCACGGCCATGCCGCCAGCGACATCATCCACTTTACCGACTACGTGGTTGAGCGCGGCAGCGATAAGCACATTGCTTACGCCGCCAGCAAAGCCGCGCTGGATAACATGACCCGCTCGTTTGCCCGCAAGCTGGCCCCGGAGGTGAAAGTCAACGCCATCGCCCCGTCGCTGATTATGTTTAATGAACATGACGATGCCGACTATCGTCAGAAGGCGCTGAATAAGTCCCTGATGAAAATCGCCCCGGGAGAAAAAGAGGTGATTGATTTAATCGACTATATTCTGACCAGCTGCTACGTCACGGGCCGATCCTTTGGCGTGGATGGCGGGCGTCCTTTACGTTAG